In a single window of the Euleptes europaea isolate rEulEur1 chromosome 4, rEulEur1.hap1, whole genome shotgun sequence genome:
- the LOC130477132 gene encoding dual specificity phosphatase 29 produces the protein MSSAGLKSGKRSAYAAVKVDPDGDYYTPGAFDLERLFWKGSPKFTHVNEVWPNLYIGDEKTALDRYSLEKTGFTHILNAAHGRWNVDTGPEYYSDMAIEYHGVEADDLPTFSLSPFFYSAAAFIDKALQNKTSKVLVHCAMGRSRSASLVLAYLMIYKNMTVVDAIDQVLKHRCILPNRGFLKQLRELDIKLALERRTAMNGIDSSREWKDSTETEI, from the exons ATGTCTTCGGCAGGCCTGAAATCTGGGAAGAGAAGCGCGTACGCTGCAGTCAAAGTGGACCCCGACGGAGACTATTATACCCCCGGTGCATTTGACCTGGAGAGGCTCTTCTGGAAAGGCAGCCCAAAGTTCACACACGTCAACGAAGTCTGGCCCAATCTCTACATAGGAGATGA aaaaacagccctCGATCGGTACAGTCTTGAGAAAACGGGCTTTACCCACATCCTGAACGCAGCCCATGGGCGGTGGAACGTGGACACCGGACCGGAATACTACAGCGACATGGCCATCGAATACCACGGTGTGGAGGCGGACGATCTCCCCACCTTCAGTCTCAGTCCGTTCTTTTACTCTGCTGCTGCGTTCATCGATAAAGCTCTGCAGAATAAAACAA GCAAGGTCCTCGTCCACTGTGCCATGGGCCGCAGCCGCTCAGCATCTTTGGTCTTGGCGTACTTGATGATTTACAAGAACATGACCGTGGTCGACGCCATCGATCAAGTGCTCAAGCACCGGTGCATCCTTCCCAACCGCGGCTTCCTGAAACAGCTGAGGGAACTGGATATAAAGCTGGCCCTGGAGAGGAGGACGGCCATGAACGGGATCGACTCTAGCAGAGAATGGAAAGACAGCACTGAGACGGAGATATAA